Genomic window (Acidobacteriota bacterium):
TTGAGCGCCTGATTGCTCACGCCGCCGAACTCATCGCGAGCGGCGCACCCGTGGTGCTGGCCGGTGACTACAACGTCGTGCCGACTCCGCAGGATATTTATCCGACCCGGTCGTTGGATAACAACGCTCTGATCCAACCCGAGAGCCGACAGGCTTTTGCGCGTTTGCTGGCCCAAGGCTGGACCGACGCTATGCGGAAGCTACATCCGGACGGGCCGCTCTGGACATTCTGGGATTACAAATTTGAACGGTGGCAGAAGGACAAAGGCATGCGACTCGATCACTTTCTGCTCTCGCCGAATTTGTCAGACCGGCTCGTGGACGGCGGTGTTGACCGATGGGCGCGCGGGCAGGAGAACGCGAGCGACCACGCGCCAACATGGATCACGCTCGATGTTTGAGATCAAGGTGGAATGACCAGCGGCGCGAAAACCGGAGGGATTGATTGTGGTGCCGGGAGGGGGAGTCGAACCCCCAAGACCCGAAGGTCGGCGGATTTTGAGTCCGCTGCGTCTGCCAGTTCCGCCATCCCGGCTGAGGTGAATAAACGGAAGGAATCAGTAGGTTAATTCAGCCTTGCGGGGTTTGCAACCTTCGGAAGTTCCGGCCATAGACCGGTTTATTGCGAACCACTCCTCGCGCCTTAGACAACGGCGGTCTGGTACGCGACCGCTTTCTTGCCCACGACTGCATGCAGAATCTGGTCTCGCTGCCGCGCACTCAGTGCCAGAAATTGAAAACCATATTGGGTGCCGAGAATCCTGGTGATTTGGGCGGGGACAACTAGTTCGACGCCCTTCTCTAACGGGATGCGGAGGGTGGCGGTCTCACCCATTTCGAGCGGCAATGCGACGAAGGCACCGATGCCACTCTCGCTGATGTCGCGAGCCCAGCCTTCGGCCGCGAGCGGTCCTTGCGGACGTTCAATCTCAATCTTGAAGCGCGCTTCAAAGGGATACCGCGGAACGATTCGATTCACGCCCGGTCGCAGATTTGATTCAGTCGGCATTCTTACAGGGCCTTTTTATCAACGTATTGTTTGTTATCTTCGCAAGCCATTCTTTGCGTATCTCGTGGCTGCGCCTATCGCCTGCGAACAGAAAAGCGAGTTACTCGGCCTTACGACGTAAATTCCCAGCCTTCGTCTTTCATTTTGCGGTTCGTCCAGTGCTGCAGGTGTTCAAAAAGCGTCGGCTCAATCACGACAAAGCGCAGACCGGCTTTCCCTCCTACGTCGGCCCAAACCAGACGGCCTTTCGCCTGGATTACGGTTTCGCTGTCCGGCAAAACAAAGCTGACTCCGAGCAATCCGGTGAACGCAACCGGGTCAGGAATACTATCCAGGCCCATGCCGCCGGTACTCAGGTTCACGGCCTGTGCCTGGCACTCCTTGCCATGCAAATTTTGAAGCGTAACGGACAAGTTCACTTTGGCGCGGAAGAACTTCTGCTGTTCAAGACTGATCTTTCCCAGAGTGGCCGGCCGATCTCCGGCCGCCACGTCGATATCGTATTCGCGCAGTTTGCGGCTCAAGGTACGGCGCGATATCCCCAGTTGTTCGGCGGCCTGGGCACGATGTCCACCGGTGCGCTCAAGAGCGCTGATGATCATCTGCTCTTCCATGTTTTCCAGATTGCCGAGGGGCATTGCCTGGCCCGCAGAAACTGCGGCAGGTCTTTCCCCGGACAACTCTTCTTGCACCTCGGCGAGACCGATCTGCTTGCCCGTGCCCGCCATCGCCAACTGTGCGACTAGATTCCTTAGTTCGCGAATGTTGCCCGGCCAGTCGCAGGACACCAGCGCGGCCAGAGCTTCCTCGGTGAAGGTCTTCCCCGGCACCTTCAGTTGGAGAAAATGCTGGGCGAGCGCAACGATGTCTTCGGGGCGCTCGCGAAGAGGTGGAACGCGCAACTGAAACTGGCTCAAGCGGTGATAGAGATCCTTGCGGAACTTTCCCTCTTTCACCGCAAGTTCGAGATCCTGGTTGGTGGCCGCGACCACCCGCACGTCGACTGTAATCTTGCGATGGCCGCCCAACCGGTAATAGGGCGCCCCGTCGAGAACACGCAAAAGCTTGACCTGGATCTGAGTCTGCAGTTCTCCGATTTCGTCGAGGAATATTGTGCCTTTGTCGGCGAGCTCGAACAGGCCCGCCTTGGAGGCGTCGGCGCCGCTGAAGGCGCCCTTTTCATAGCCGAAGAGTTCGCTTTCAACGAGGTGCTCGGGAAGGGCGGCACAGTTGATATCAATCAGGGGCCGGTTGCGGCGATGCGAAGATTCATGGATGGTCCGCGCGACCAATTCCTTGCCGGTTCCGGTTTCGCCGACCACGAGCACGGTTTCCGTGTGTCCCGCAACCCGATCCACCATGCCCATGAATTTGTGCATCAGGGGACTGGCCATGAGGAACTGGGTTCCATCGATTTCCCTGCGGATGATCTCAGACGGGATGGCAGCCGCTGGAGCTGACCTTGCCGGGCCTGATTCAAAAGCGCGTTCCAGCAACTTTTTGTCGGTAATGTCGATCGCCAGAACCGCCATGCCAAGGGGGATGGAATCCGAATCCCGCAGCAGCGTGATCGAGAGATGCGCAAAAACATCTTCGCCGGACTTAGCACGAGAACGCAGTTCGCCCTCGAACCTGCCCTTCTCAAGTACGGTGGGAATTACCTGACGGGCTAAGAACACTTGCTCTTCGGGCCGATAAAGACCTGCGATGTTCTTGCCGAGAAGTTCCTCGGGAGCATAGCCATACAGGCTTACGCCTTTGTTGCACGCAGTAATGTTGCCTTGCAGGTCAGTAGTAAGAAACGCGTCCTGCAGTTGATCGAAGATGTCGGCTGAAAGAGGGCGGTTACACGCCGCAGAAGGCGCACGTCCGCGTCGTTCCTCGGCGACGGGATGTGGGGTCTTCTCGACTGGTTGAACCATAGCAAAACTTGTGGTCCTGGCCTGCGCCGGACTCGCCGACAGCTTCGGGCCGGACCAATTCCGCTGACTTCAGGGTCGCGACGGAGAACTCCCGCGGCGTTCCTTGCAGTCGATGCTGACATATTGTCCTCCGTTTCTCGTATGCCTTAGCCTCCGGCTGGAACACCGAAGTAACGTGACTTGGGGATTAAGTTCCTCCTCTGCAAAATTGTCCCACCGTTCTTTACCGCTGCGAAAACTGCGCGGCCGGCGGTTACTTTGGTAAATAGGTAAGCCTCCTCCACTGCTCTAAACTTTCTGCAACGATGGCAGCCATTTACCCGCTTAAAGCGCGGGGGAAATCTGCCGGAGTGGACTGGGGCGCCGCGGTCGCCGGCTCATGCCGATGACAGCGCGGTAGCTCATGTCTGAGCGGTGTTCGGTATCCGAAAGCATGTCTAAGCGGGCGACATTGTTCATCGGAATGACGGCGGCGGCCGGGGCGTCGGTGTTTGCCTATGCGCTCGCGCATTGGCAGAACACTGAGCTGGAGCGTTTCGTTTGCTACCTGATCATCGCGGTGCTGGCGTCCAGTCTGAAAATTCAAATCCCTGGCCTCGACGGCACGATGTCCGTCAATTTCCTCTTCATCTTGTTGGGAGTACTCGAACTTAGCCTGCCGGAAACGCTTCTCATCGGCTGCACGGCTGCGCTCGTCCAGTCTTTTTGGCAAGCGCGGCAAAAAATTGTTGCGACCAAGGTCGTGTTCAACGTCTTCATGATGGCGAATGCGATTGCGCTTTCCTTCTTCACCTACCATCAACTTGCCGGATTCGTCGGAGAGAGAACGCCCGTGCTGCTGGCGATCACGGCGCTGGTATTCTTCCTCGCCAATACCCTACCGGTGGCAATAATCATCTCGCTGACAGAGGGCAAGTCGGCGCGAAAAGTCTGGTCGGACTGTCATTTCTGGTCGTTTCCCTACTACCTGGTGGGGGCCGCAGTCGTATTTACAGTGGGATTCGTCAACCGCTACGCGGGATGGCAGACGGCGCTGCTCGTCCTGCTGCCGATCTACTGGGTCTATCGCTCCTACCGGTTGTATCTCGGCAAGCTCGAAGCAGAGAAAAACCTGGTTCAAGTCCAGAAGCAGCAAGTGGAAGATGTCGCATCCCTGCACTTACGCACCATCGAAGCGCTCGCGCTCGCCATTGAGGCCAAGGATCACACCGCACAAGAACATTTGCAGCGCCTGCGCTTATTTACGGTGTCGATTGCGCAAGAACTGGGTCTGCCGGAGCCGGAGATTGAGGCGCTACGGGCGGCGGCGTTGCTGCACGATATCGGAAAGCTGGCTGTTCCCGAGCACATCATTAACAAGCCGGGAAAGCTGACGCCGGAAGAATTCGAGAAAGTAAAGATCCACCCAATTGTGGGCGCAGACATTCTGGAACGGGTGGCGTTCCCATATCCGGTGGCGCCGATTGTCCGTGCACACCACGAAAAGTGGGATGGCAGCGGGTATCCCGACGGATTGAAAGGCGAACAAATTCCGATGGGCGCGCGTATTCTGGCGGCAGTCGACTCGCTCGACGCGCTGGTATCCGATGGCCAACAGCGCAACGCCCTGCCGCTGGCCCATGCCATGGAAAGAATCTCCGCGCGTTCTGGGACGTCGTTCGACCCAAAGGTGATCGAGGTTCTGAAGCGGCATTACGTCGACCTCGAAAAGATGGTGCAGGCACTGCCGCAAAATACCGCCCGCGGCGCGTCGTGCAAGATTCAGACAGGCAACCAATCTGCGCCGGCAACCGGATTTGAAGAGACCTCTGGTGGGATCGGAGGCGACAGCAATTTTCTGGCTTCGATTGCGGCGGCCCGTCAGGAAGCGCAGACCATGTTCGAACTCAGCCAGGATCTGGGCAACTCGCTGAGCCTGGGAGAAACACTTTCTGTGCTGTCGATGCGGCTGCGACGCCTTATTCCCTACGATTCGATGGTCGTATTCCTGAACAAGAGCGGCGTGCTGGTGCCGGAACTGGTCAGCGGCGATAACTTCCGAATTCTTTCTTCCCTGAACCTTCGCGTGGGCGAAGGCCTATGCGGATGGGTGGCTGAGCAACGCAAGCCGATCCTGAATGGCAATCCGCAAATGGAAACTGGATACGTGCAGGAACACGGAAAATACACGACCTTGCGATCGGCACTGGCGGTACCGCTGGAAGGAATGAATGGAGTCGTCGGCGTGCTGGCGATGTACCGCGCGGATCAGGACGCGTTCACGCCCGACCATTTGCGAATCCTTTTGGGCGTGACTCCGAAAATTGCACTGTCCGTGGAAAATGCGCTGAAGTATGCGCAGGCGGAAAACTCCGCGACCACCGATTACCTGACGGGATTGCCGAACGCGCGTTCCCTGTTCGTGCATCTGGCGCGTGAGTTGGCGCGATGCCGCCGCACCGGCACAGCGCTCGCGGTCATGGTCTGCGACTTGGACAACTTCAAGCAGATCAACGATCTTTACGGCCATCTCGAAGGCGACAACCTGTTGCGCGACTTTGCCGGGCAGTTGCAGGATTTGTGCCGTGGCTACGACTACGTAGCCCGCATGGGCGGCGACGAATTCGTCATTGTCGCACCCGGCATGAAACCAGCAGCAGCGGAAGAAAAAGCGCATCGCCTGAACCAACTCGCAGTCTCTGCCGGAAAGAAAATCGCAGGCCGGAACATGATTGGCCTGAGCGTCGGTACTTCATTTTGCCCAGAAGACGGCTTCGACCTGGAACAGTTGCTGGGAGCGGCCGACCGTCGCATGTATTCCGTCAAGCAGATTCACCACGAAGAACTGGAGCGCGAAACCCAGCCACCGGATTCCAATGCTCGCAGCGCAACGGTGAACTAGGAACCTGCCATGCTGCTGTGGAGAATCGGCCGTCACCTTTTGTCCATCGCAGGGATCGTCCTGCTCGGAGGACTGATCTCCGCGACGCTGGTTCGCTTCGCCCCAGGCTTCGATACCGACGAACATCAGTTTGATCCTCATCTCAGCGCAGAAAGCGTGCGCGCCCTGCAGGAATCTCGATCCGGCGAGCACAACGTGCTGCGCTACTACACCTCGTATTTGCAGGGAGCGTTGCATGGCGACTTGGGCGTCTCGCACGCCCTGGGACAGCCGGTGCGGACGCTGCTCCGCGATCGCTGGCCGGTCACGTTGAAGGTAGCGGGGATTGGATTGTTGATGGGATGGCTTCTGGCGACGGCCTTGGCCTTCGCGGTATCTCTAACGCGATTCGCAGCCTACGAAATTCTCGGGACCACGGTCAGCGGGGCATTCCTGTGTATCCCCGCCGCGGTGCTGGCGCTACTGTCCGTAATCTTCAATGCACCGGGATACCTGGCGATCGCCTTCATCGTGTTTCCCAAAATTTATCGCTACACCCGAAACCTGCTGGCGAAAGCATATGGCATGCCCCACATCACGGCGGCACGGGCTAGAGGCTTAGGGGAACTGCGCATCTTGTTCTGGCATGTGCTGCCCGTGGCGGGCCCGCAGATGATCGCGCTCGCTGGCATCACGGTAAGCATTGCTCTGGGAGCAAGTATTCCCGTCGAGTCGCTGTGCGGTCTCCCGGGCATCGGACAACTCGCCTGGCAGGCAGCTTTGGCACGCGATCTGCCATTGCTGGTCAATCTGACGGCGCTCGTTACGCTGGTTACCTTGCTGGCAAATTCCAGCGCGGATGTAATTGTTTACATGGTGAGGTCTCGGGAGGCATGAACGCTGCCCGCACGCTGGCGTGTGCCGTGATGCTGATCGTGTGCGCGGCGTCGCTGGCTGCGCCATGGCTTGCGTCTGCGGGATACGCCAAACAGTTTCGGGAAGCGCCCGGTTCTCCACCTTCGCGACAGCATCTGTTAGGCACGGACGAAATCGGCCGCGACCGCTTTGCGCGAGTGCTCTACGGCACTCGCATTTCACTTCTCTTAGCACCGGCCGCGGCCTTGATTTCAACTCTGTTGGCAGCATTGGTGGGTGGTCTGGCGGGATATCTAGGTGGCGCCTGGCTACGGCTGGCGACGGGGCTGACAGATTTGTTCCTGTCTCTGCCCTGGCTTTTCCTGCTGATTACGGTCCGCGCCATTCTGCCTCTGAATGTTTCGCCGGTATTTTCCGTGATGATTACGTTTCTCATCCTTGGGCTGCTGGGATGGGCCGCATCGGCACGCGTGCTTTGTACCAGCGCGCAATCGCTGCGGAGTTCCGATTTTGTCGTGCAGGCCCGTGCGTCGGGCTTGCATGGATCGCGGCTTTTCTTCGTTCATGTGCTTCCCAACCTCAAACCCGTTTTGTACGCGCAGTTCTGGATTTCTATCCCAGTTTTCATCTTGAGTGAGGCCAACCTGGGGATTCTCGGCCTCGGCGTAGCGGAGCCGTTGCCTTCGTGGGGAAGTTTGTTGCGCGAATTGGAAGGACTTGTCTCCTTCCGCGAGGAACCGTGGCGACTGGTGCCTTTGCTGCTGCTGATCGTCGTCATGACATCGTTCCAAATGCTTTTGTCGAAAGAGGAGGTGGCCGTATGATCTGCCGCCGCATTTTTTTAAGGATTCTTATTACCCTGTCTCTCCTGGCTGCCATCGCTTCCGCCCAGAATGCCAATGAACTGCGCTTCTGTCTGCGAGCCGAGCCGAAAACATTCGATCCAGCCAAGGTTGACGACGACGCGTCGCTCGCGATCCGCTACTTGACCGGTGGGGTATTAGTACGCGTCAACCGCCAGACGCAGGCTCTGGAGCCGGGACTGGCAGAGTCCTGGAAGGCTTCGAAAGATGGCCGGGAGATTACGTTCAAGCTGCGTTCCGGTGTCCGGTTTTCCGACGGTACTGCGTTCTCCGCGGTGGATGTTGCTTACACGGTCAGCCGGTTGATGGATCCAGCATTGCACTCTTCGACCGGAGACGCTTTCCGTTCGGGCAACGGCACGGTCGCGACCAGGATCCTTGGTCCGAACCATATCTCGGTTACGTTCTCAGCTCCCGTGATTGGCATCGCAGCGCTCTTCGATCAGGTAGGCATCATGTCGTCGCTTTCTCCGAAAAAGGAAGCGGCGGTGCTGGGGCCATTCATGGTCTCGGAATACAAACCGGGATCCAGCGTGCTCCTGAAACGCAACCCGAACTACTGGAAAAAGGACGCACAGGGCCGGCCGTTGCCCTATCTGGATTCGATCCGGCTGGACATTCAGCCCAATCGCGACGTCGAGGCGCTCCGTTTCCGGCGCGGGGAGCTTGACCTCATCAACTCCATCGACACGGAATACTATGACCGGCTGGCGGCGAGTTCTCCCTCGGCGGTGCATGACGCAGGTGCATCGCTTGATTCCGAATTCCTGTGGTTCAATCAGGTCGCGAACGCTCCAATTCCGGAGTACAAGCGGAACTGGTTTCGCTCGACGAATTTTCGGCGGGCCGTCTCAGAAGCCATCAATCGCGCGGACCTGAGCCGTGTCGTGTTCAATGGACACGCGCAACCCGGAGTGGGTCCGGTTTCTCCAGCGAACAAGTTCTGGTTCAACAGCAAGCTTAGGGCGCAATCGTACGCTCCCGATGCGGCTCTCCAGCGGTTGCAGGCGGATGGATTCACTCGTCAGAACGGCTCTTTGCGCGACAAAGGCGGAAACGCCGTTGAGTTTTCTATCGTGACCAATGCGGGCAACAAATCCCGCGAGCGCATGGCCGTCATGATTCAGGAGGATCTCGGCAAGATCGGCATCAAGGTGAACGTAGTCACGCTGGATTTTCCGTCGCTCCTGGAACGTATCGCGCAGAAGTTCAACTACGAGGCCGCCGTGTTGGGATTTCAGAATGTGGACCTCGATCCGAATGGGCAGATGAACATCTGGCTGAGCTCGGCGGAGGATCACGCCTGGAATCCGCAGCAGAAATCTCCCGAGACCGCGTGGGAAGCGGAGATTGACCGTCTGATGCGCGCGCAGGCTTCCGGAATGGATCCGAAGAAACGCAAGGCGGCATTCGATCGTGTGCAGGAAATCGTGGTCGAACAGGCGCCATTCCTCTATCTCGTCAACAAGGATGCGCTCTCTGCGGTGTCCACCTCGGTGGAGGGTGCGACGCCGGTTATTCTGAGTCCGCAGACTTACTGGAACGCCGAACGCCTCACCCTACGTTCGAATGCTCAGGCGAGTCGATGATCGAAACACCCCAAACTCTGCTCTCCGCGCGGGTTACGGTCCGTTACCCTGGGAAGGCGCCGGTGCTGAACAATGTTGCGTTGGACATTGCTCCCGGCGAAATCCTGGGTCTGGTCGGACAGAGCGGCTCGGGCAAAAGCACGTTGGCCATGGCTATTCTTGGTCTGCTGAGCCGCAAGCGGGCGACGGTGGAAGGCAGCATCGTGTTTCAAGGTACGGATCTGCTGGCGATGCGGGAACGGGACCTGCGTGGAATGCGTGGACGATCCCTCAGCCTGGTATTGCAGAGTCCGCTGTCCTCGCTCAACCCGGCGCTTCGGATTCGAACGCAGCTCAGGGAAGCGTGGCGCGCTCATGCTGTTGCCGGCACAGATTGCGATTCGGCGATCAAGTCGGCGATGACGAGCGTCAGTTTGCCCGCCGACCCCGACTTCCTGCGCAAGTATTCGGCACAACTGAGTGTGGGCCAGGCACAGCGGGTGCTGATCGCCATGGCCGTGATGCACCGCCCGGCCCTTCTGGTGGCGGATGAAGCAACCAGCGCTCTCGACGTGATCACTCAGTCGGAAATATTGGAATTGTTCGTCCAATTGAATCGCGAGATTGGCATGTCGATTTTGTACATTTCGCACGACCTGCCGTCGGTGGCTGGGATCTGCCAGAGGATTGCGATCCTAAACGAAGGCCAGATCGTGGAGTGCGGACCAACCGCACAGATATTCACGGAACCGTCCCACGCCTACACGCGCCGCCTGATGGCGTCATTGCCCCGCGTTCCGGCACGAATCGAAGACTCACTGGCAAAGGCCTACGCCGCTGCTGCCGGAGTCTCGATTGCGCGATCCACATCTCCCTGCTTACCGCGCTAACCTGGTAACTCCGTTTGAGGTAACTCTGGTAACCGGCGCGCCCATGAGCCATGGGACAAAATGGCGCAACGCCCTTGCGAGGGGACAAAGTGGCCTGATTGGCCTTGGCACCCACCATCCATCTATCTGCATAATCAACAACTTAGAGCTGGCTAGTTGGCGACGCCCGTGCACTAGTAGGGCTGAGTTGTAGCGGGCTTTGTTCGCCGCAAAGGACGAAAGGAAACATGACTGCACAACGAAAGAAGAAGTCAAACAAGCGAAACGAGCGTCACGGCGCCGCGTGGGGCGGCGGGCGTTCCTTGTTGCTGATGTCCTTCCTGTTGATCGCGAATCTGGCGTTCGCGCAGGCCGCCCGCCCGGTGCTGGATGGCGACGGTGGTCCTAACTTCCATGCCAAGATGTCGGCCGACCTTTCCGCGATGCTGGGCAAGGGCGGAGCGATGCGCGTCATCGTCCAATACAAGAATGCTCCGACTACAGCGCAGTTCTCGCGGGCACAGGGACGGGGTGCAAAGCTGAACCGGACTCTGTCGTTCGTGAAAGCAGGCGTGTTCACGATGTCGCCGGCCGCGATTCGCGCTCTGGCCAACGACAGCGACGTGGCCTTCATCTCTCCGGATCGTCCGTTGAAGGCAATGGATGATCTCACCGACGCGGCCGTTGGGGTTAGCAGCGCACGCAACCTGAGCCTGGATGGCTCCGGGATCGGCGTTGCTGTCATCGATAGCGGTGTCAACGACAATCACCAGGACCTGATGGACTCCACCGGCACGGTGTCGCGGGTGGTCTATCACCAGGACTTCACCGGAACCGTGAACACCAATGGTAACGGTGCCAAGTGGGACCTCTATGGCCACGGCACACACGTGGCGGGCATCGTCGGATCGAATGGTGCGCAATCCGGCGGACGGTTCGACGGAATGGCGCCGAACGTTAATATCATCGATCTTCGCGTGCTCGACGGCAATGGATCTGGATCGGACAGCATGGTGATCGCGGCCATTCAACGCGCGATCCAATTGAAGACCACCTACAACATCCGCGTGATCAACCTGTCACTCGGACGCGGTATCTCGACTAGCTATGTCAATGATCCTCTGTGCCAGGCCGTGGAATCGGCGTGGCGCGCAGGAATCGTGGTCGTGGTGGCGTCCGGCAACTACGGCCGCCTCAGTCTCAACGGCAGCAATGGCTACGGAACCGTGACGGCTCCGGGCAACGATCCGCTGGTACTGACGGTGGGCGCGATGAAAACCATGAATACTGGTTCGCGCCTGGACGATACCATCGCCAGCTACAGCTCGAAAGGGCCGACCACGTTTGACCACGTGGTAAAGCCGGATCTCGTCGCACCGGGCAACTCGATCGTCTCAACCATTGACCATGGCAGCACGCTCGAAGCCAAGTATCCGCAGAACAAGAAGAATTCGAGCGGTGCCTCGTGGGGTAACTCACGTCCCTACTTTGTGCTGAGCGGAACCAGCATGGCGACGCCCGCTGTTGCCGGTGCCGTTGCGCTTCTGCTGCAGCAGAACCCGAATATGAAGCCGGATCAAGTCAAGGCGCGCCTGATGAAGACCGCGTACAAGACTTTCCCGACTTCTTCTATCTCGCTGGATCTCACTACGGGTGAGACTTTCACTTCTTACTATGACGTGTTCACCGTGGGAGCCGGATACATGGACGTTGCGGCCGCCCTGGCGAGCACGGACATGGCGCCCGCAGCCACGGCATCGGCACTTTCTCCGAGCGCGGTCTATAACCCGACGACCGGAACCGTATCCATCGTCAACGGCAACTCCGTAGTTTGGGGTACGTCGGTGGTGTGGGGCAGTTCTGTGGTCTGGGGCAACTCAGTGGTTTGGGGCACCAACGTCAGCGGCAGCTCTGTGGTCTGGGGCACGTCGGTGGTGTGGGGCAGCAACATCATGAGCGGCTTCAGCGTGGTTTGGGGCAGCTCGGTTGACAGCGCCACCAGCGTAGTCTGGGGCAGTTCTGCCGTGGACGCCGTCGACGCAAGCTCGATCGATATTGAGGGTGAAGAGTAACGAGTCGTGTGCAACCGGAAGGAAAGGAGAGAAAAATGACTTACACACGACTTGCGAAGATATTCATCGGATTTATGGCTCTTGCGGCAGCCGCGATAAGTGGCAACGCAATGATCCAGGGACAGGGTTGGCATCCGTTGCTGGCGATGACTCTACTGCTCGCCGCAGTAGGTACCTCGCGGCTGAAGATGACGATCCCAGGTGTCACTGGGAATATGTCGGTGAACCTGCCCTTCTTACTGCTGTCGGTGATCGCACTCAGCGCGACCGAGTCGATCCTGATCGCTTGCGCATGCGCAATCATGCAAACTCTGCCGAAGGATGGCACCAGGGTGAAACCGGTTCGCGTGCTCTTTAACGTCAGCCTGATGACGTTCTCGAGCGGCGCCGCCGGGTTACTGTTCCATCTGCAAGCGCTGAATGGAATGAGGTGGGTATCAGCACCGCTGCTGATGGCCGCCACCACCGCCACCTTCTTCCTGGGCCAGACGTTGCCCGTTTCCGTCATCGTAGCCTTAACCGATGGTGGAGCGGTGCGCCGGATCTGGGCCAACATCGCGCAGATGTCATTCCCATACTACGTGGTCAGCGCGGGCGTGACGTCGATGCTGAGCTCAGCGAGTCAGCATATCGGTTGGATAGCAGCCTTACTGGCATTGCCGGTCATGGTTGCGATCTACCGGTCGTATCGGGCGTACTTCGCCCGGGCGCTGGAAGCAGTCGCTTCTCCGATGGCCAGGACCGCATCGGCGGGGGCAAGCATTTAATTTCCTTGAGTGGAAGGACAAGAGGCGCGTTCGCCGGCCGACCAGCCGGCGCAACGCGCCCTTGCTGTTTTGGGATGTTTCTTCGCTGCGGCCGTGAGTTGGACTGGAAGCTTGTCTGATGGAGGGCCAACCACTCCCGCGACATGTTCAGTCTGATTTTTCAGATTGTGCCCGTTTCAGCATCTTCATCATTCCCCACTCGACTACGCCGGGAAATATTTGATAGAGCTTCACCGCCGGATGCATGGTCCAGGGGACGATGACTTCACGTTTCTGCTTGCGATATCCGTTGTAGACCGCGCGTGCCACTCGTTCTGACGAGATCCCGGTTACACCCTGGGGACGCGTATTGCCTTGCCGGCGCGCAATCATGTTCTGGCTGAAACCGGTCGCGACATATCCTGGGCACACGGTCAGCACGTGGATGTTGTCGCGCTGCAGTTCTAACCGCGCGGCCTTGCCAATTGCATTCATGGCGAATTTGCTGGCCGAATAGATCGCGCTCGACGCCAATGGGATGTGGCCCGCGACGCTGGAAATGTTGATGATGGCTCCACCACCGCTCGCTCGCATCGCTGGAACCACGGCCTGCATGCTCGCGATGGTACCGAAGAAATTCGTATCGAAGAGTTCGCGGCACGCTGCCATGTCCATGTCTGCGACGGTATCGCGCATGCCGACGCCGGCGTTGTTGATCCAGACATCGATACGTTGGAAGTGATGTAACGTCAGGCCAAGCGCGCGATCGATTTCTTCCCGATGCCGCACGTCGCAGGCCAGTGCGATGGTCCGGTCGAGGTTTCCGATCCGGCTGCGAGCCGCTTCGGCGCGACTGGCGTCGCGCGCCAGCAATACGACACTCGCTCCCTGTTCCGCAAACACCTTGGCGATCGCTTCCC
Coding sequences:
- the xth gene encoding exodeoxyribonuclease III, whose product is MKVATFNINNINKRLDNLLAWLAKAEPDVVSLQELKAEQEAFPVNALRTLGYEAVWQGERSWNGVAILARNCVPVVTRTSLPANSDRQAKDRPDEDHQARYIEAAVQGVLITSLYLPNGNPQPGPKFNYKLAWFERLIAHAAELIASGAPVVLAGDYNVVPTPQDIYPTRSLDNNALIQPESRQAFARLLAQGWTDAMRKLHPDGPLWTFWDYKFERWQKDKGMRLDHFLLSPNLSDRLVDGGVDRWARGQENASDHAPTWITLDV
- a CDS encoding PilZ domain-containing protein, translated to MPTESNLRPGVNRIVPRYPFEARFKIEIERPQGPLAAEGWARDISESGIGAFVALPLEMGETATLRIPLEKGVELVVPAQITRILGTQYGFQFLALSARQRDQILHAVVGKKAVAYQTAVV
- a CDS encoding sigma 54-interacting transcriptional regulator translates to MVQPVEKTPHPVAEERRGRAPSAACNRPLSADIFDQLQDAFLTTDLQGNITACNKGVSLYGYAPEELLGKNIAGLYRPEEQVFLARQVIPTVLEKGRFEGELRSRAKSGEDVFAHLSITLLRDSDSIPLGMAVLAIDITDKKLLERAFESGPARSAPAAAIPSEIIRREIDGTQFLMASPLMHKFMGMVDRVAGHTETVLVVGETGTGKELVARTIHESSHRRNRPLIDINCAALPEHLVESELFGYEKGAFSGADASKAGLFELADKGTIFLDEIGELQTQIQVKLLRVLDGAPYYRLGGHRKITVDVRVVAATNQDLELAVKEGKFRKDLYHRLSQFQLRVPPLRERPEDIVALAQHFLQLKVPGKTFTEEALAALVSCDWPGNIRELRNLVAQLAMAGTGKQIGLAEVQEELSGERPAAVSAGQAMPLGNLENMEEQMIISALERTGGHRAQAAEQLGISRRTLSRKLREYDIDVAAGDRPATLGKISLEQQKFFRAKVNLSVTLQNLHGKECQAQAVNLSTGGMGLDSIPDPVAFTGLLGVSFVLPDSETVIQAKGRLVWADVGGKAGLRFVVIEPTLFEHLQHWTNRKMKDEGWEFTS
- a CDS encoding diguanylate cyclase encodes the protein MSKRATLFIGMTAAAGASVFAYALAHWQNTELERFVCYLIIAVLASSLKIQIPGLDGTMSVNFLFILLGVLELSLPETLLIGCTAALVQSFWQARQKIVATKVVFNVFMMANAIALSFFTYHQLAGFVGERTPVLLAITALVFFLANTLPVAIIISLTEGKSARKVWSDCHFWSFPYYLVGAAVVFTVGFVNRYAGWQTALLVLLPIYWVYRSYRLYLGKLEAEKNLVQVQKQQVEDVASLHLRTIEALALAIEAKDHTAQEHLQRLRLFTVSIAQELGLPEPEIEALRAAALLHDIGKLAVPEHIINKPGKLTPEEFEKVKIHPIVGADILERVAFPYPVAPIVRAHHEKWDGSGYPDGLKGEQIPMGARILAAVDSLDALVSDGQQRNALPLAHAMERISARSGTSFDPKVIEVLKRHYVDLEKMVQALPQNTARGASCKIQTGNQSAPATGFEETSGGIGGDSNFLASIAAARQEAQTMFELSQDLGNSLSLGETLSVLSMRLRRLIPYDSMVVFLNKSGVLVPELVSGDNFRILSSLNLRVGEGLCGWVAEQRKPILNGNPQMETGYVQEHGKYTTLRSALAVPLEGMNGVVGVLAMYRADQDAFTPDHLRILLGVTPKIALSVENALKYAQAENSATTDYLTGLPNARSLFVHLARELARCRRTGTALAVMVCDLDNFKQINDLYGHLEGDNLLRDFAGQLQDLCRGYDYVARMGGDEFVIVAPGMKPAAAEEKAHRLNQLAVSAGKKIAGRNMIGLSVGTSFCPEDGFDLEQLLGAADRRMYSVKQIHHEELERETQPPDSNARSATVN
- a CDS encoding ABC transporter permease; this translates as MLLWRIGRHLLSIAGIVLLGGLISATLVRFAPGFDTDEHQFDPHLSAESVRALQESRSGEHNVLRYYTSYLQGALHGDLGVSHALGQPVRTLLRDRWPVTLKVAGIGLLMGWLLATALAFAVSLTRFAAYEILGTTVSGAFLCIPAAVLALLSVIFNAPGYLAIAFIVFPKIYRYTRNLLAKAYGMPHITAARARGLGELRILFWHVLPVAGPQMIALAGITVSIALGASIPVESLCGLPGIGQLAWQAALARDLPLLVNLTALVTLVTLLANSSADVIVYMVRSREA